In a genomic window of Punica granatum isolate Tunisia-2019 chromosome 6, ASM765513v2, whole genome shotgun sequence:
- the LOC116212410 gene encoding dehydrodolichyl diphosphate synthase 6-like, giving the protein MEKEGSFSFKQLISCIGCFLRKFMFSILSVGPIPEHIAFIMDGNRRFAKKQHLLEGDGHKAGYESLLSILTYCYELGVKFATVYAFSIENFKRQPEEVQFLMDLMVEKIEDLLREGGIISKYGMRLYFIGNLGLLSEPVQDAAEKAMRATAHNTRAVLLICVAYTSCDEMVHAVQESCQDKSDGPQASRKNGFSSLEESQICNGAEPKSCLCSPLEEGEVEYHVEREADLPIIKIGDVERHMYMSVAPDPDIVIRSSGETRLSNFLLWQTAYSPLYAPAALWPEISVWHLIWVVLDYQRKYSYLQKKRKQS; this is encoded by the coding sequence ATGGAAAAGGAGGGCAGCTTTAGTTTCAAGCAACTCATCAGTTGCATCGGCTGTTTTCTGCGCAAATTCATGTTCAGCATTCTCTCAGTTGGTCCCATCCCCGAGCACATCGCCTTCATAATGGACGGGAACCGGAGGTTTGCTAAGAAGCAGCACTTACTGGAAGGTGATGGGCACAAGGCGGGTTACGAGTCTCTCTTATCGATCCTCACTTACTGCTACGAGCTGGGAGTTAAGTTCGCTACAGTGTACGCCTTCAGTATTGAGAACTTCAAGAGACAGCCTGAGGAAGTCCAGTTCTTGATGGACCTGATGGTGGAGAAGATAGAGGATCTGTTAAGGGAAGGGGGCATCATAAGTAAGTACGGTATGAGGCTCTACTTCATTGGGAACTTGGGGCTCCTTAGTGAGCCCGTGCAGGACGCAGCAGAGAAGGCCATGCGGGCCACTGCCCATAACACACGTGCCGTGCTTTTGATCTGCGTGGCCTACACCTCGTGTGACGAAATGGTCCACGCTGTCCAGGAATCGTGCCAGGACAAATCAGATGGGCCTCAGGCATCGAGGAAGAACGGGTTTAGTAGTTTAGAAGAGAGCCAGATCTGCAATGGTGCTGAGCCAAAATCTTGTCTCTGCAGTCCACTAGAAGAAGGGGAAGTAGAATATCATGTGGAGAGGGAGGCGGACCTTCCAATCATAAAGATTGGCGATGTCGAGAGGCACATGTACATGTCAGTGGCACCCGATCCTGACATTGTGATCCGGAGCTCGGGCGAGACCCGTCTGAGCAACTTTCTCCTGTGGCAGACTGCCTACAGTCCTCTGTATGCTCCGGCAGCTCTGTGGCCAGAGATCAGCGTATGGCACCTCATATGGGTCGTATTGGATTACCAGAGGAAGTACTCATATTtgcagaagaagaggaaacaaTCATGA